ATTTTCCGGTTTCAAGTCGCAATGAATCAGATGAGCTTTGTTTAGAAGACTCAATGCATTGAGCAGTTGCTGAGCAAAGACGCGCACGAGTGTAGTGCTGAGTCCTCGGAATTGGTTCTGCTTGATCAACTCGTAAAGATTGACACTGAGCAGCTCAAAGGCAAGACACAGATGTTGTCGATGAATAAACGTATCCTtgaggcggagaagatgatgatcgtcATTTTTATCATATTTGCTGTTGAGCTGTAAGAATGAAAAGAGTCACCAGTTAGCTTTTCATCTGATACAAAGGTCGAGGAATCATTGGAGGAAAAAAATGACGCCGGATACATACAAGATCCAGAACAGACACCTCCATCATACTCTGATTGAAGTAGGCCGTCTTGTTCTTGATGACCTTGACAGCCACCACTTCTTGCGTCTTCAAGTTCTGGCATTTTACCACCTGACCGAAAGTGCCCTGTCCCAGCACATCGAGAATGAGGTATCGATTCCTGTGATTCAAGGTTGTCAGATGCTGATGcccttcaaaaaaaaaaagacaagcaaAGCCCCGCGAATGACGTACTTGTGGCCGGCCTCTTCACTCCCCAGGATATCGTTGACATAAAGAATGTAATCACTGTCCTCGTTGTCGTACCCGTCGTTTTTCACCCCCTTGCTCGGCTTGGTCAACACGCGACGAGGGTTCCTTGACGATTCATAGTTAAAATTGGGATTACAGATGCGGTAGGTGGATGGGAGATGAGTGGTCAACGCTTGAAGAGGCTGCGAGGATGACCCGACGATTAGTGATTACCCTCTAGACACTTCCAATTCGAGGCGACTCTTACACTGATGAAGCCACCCTCGGGATTGGCTCGTCGATAAGCAGGCTGCGTATGGATACGAGGCTGCAATTCTTGGACAGTCTTGATCTTCTGAAACTTGGGCACCGGACCGCGACCTGGATAGGGCGCCGGCGCTGCCGCCGACCGCGGCTCCCGTGGGCCTGCTCCGTATGTCGGGCTCACGTGGCTGGAAGTCGATGAGAGGGGAAAGTGATCCGTATTCAGATCGCCAGGTTGGAGAGGGGGAAGACGAGGGACACGACCAGCCGCTgacgagagaaggaagaaatgtAAGCAACAGCAGAGGGATAATGGAGGACCAATGCGATTGCATTGGTCAATGGGGAGGCGCTCACCTGGGGGAGACTGGTAGCTCTGAGGAGGCGACGTGTAATTGACAGCTCGGGCGGGCGACCGTCGAGCCTGTGCGGAGGCCGAGGGGGAAGAGTCGTATGTACCCGGAGGCTTTCCTGGGCTCGTTGGGTATGACATGGGCGGCGACAGCACGTTCATTGGGGAGTACCTGCGCGCGGCGGACGATTCCTCGGCCTGGCTGAGGAATTGCGAGGAGGCGCGACTGTGATGAGTTGGTCGTGACGGATATTTGGCCCGGTTGTAGGGATCTGCGTCCTCCATGGTGGTATCGGTATCGGTCACATACTCCCGCGAGCGCGGCGTGGCCGTGGGCGAAGAGGCCATCGAGGCGGGCTTGGACCCAGGATGAGCAGAGTGGGCAGAGGGAGGTTTGGAAGAGGTGCCGGGCGTCTGATAGTTCTCGTATGTGTATCCCACGGGCGGCTGTGCCTGAGCTGGCGGCTGGCCATATTTGGTGTTCAGCTGCTGGGGAGGGTGACTCGCCAACCCGTTATTGAACTGCGCGGGGGGCTGGCCCATGGTGGGATCTTGGTACGGTTGCCAACCAGGATGATCCATCTTTTGCGAGTGGTTGGAATAAGGGACAAGGTCAGGATTGCCTTAGAGACAAGAAGGGAGCGAAGCTTAGAACCTTGTTGCCGATGCTGTTCCCTGCGCACAGCGCGCCTGCGGTCTTGAGAGGGGTTCGTGCGTGGGCTGGAAGCGGGCGGGGAGAACACACGCAACCACTTCTCGCTCGCTGGGCACGGGCTGTAGATGCGGGATGGACAAGGAGGCAGCACTCGAGAGAGAACGCTGGAGAGAGCGAGATTGAAATCTGCGACAATGTGTTTCCCACAAACTGTCGAGATGATTGGGGATGATGAAAGACTAGCTCCGAAGGGTGGAGTGACGCATCGTCTATGGGAAAAGCGGGTATGAATGATGGGTGAtgggtgatgatggtgggtGTGGGTGTGGGTGCAGTGCGAGGCGGCGGTTTCAGGTGAGGTAAGGTAAGTTTAGGTAAGGTTGGGTTGGGTTGGGGGAGAAGGGTGGACTGAACATCCGTCGCCAAAAGTGCACGTCCACGGAACCGTCCAAGCAGTTAAGCAATTGCAGTGCTGGTGGGGTGAGAAGGACACGACGTTCGGGAAAGGCGTTTTTTTCTGGGGGCGGTCGCAATGGACAACGGAGATGTGAGATGCCACCGACGTAGTCCGTCGACGGGGATGCACGCGCCAGAAGGCCGACGATAGTGGAGACTGCAGACTGGAGCCTGGAGAGAGCTCGGGGGATCCGAGGAGGCGAGTTGCAGGATGGTGCGAGCGCTGGTGGTGCAACCTCGATAAGGACAAGGGAGGGCAGTGGactggaaggagatgagCAGGCGAAGAACGGTAGCAACACACCGGGAATCAAGGTGGATAGCtaggccgaggaggaggctacTGGGTACATCCACGGCGGGTGAGGCATGGATCgtcgatggagatggaatggGCGTGAATCTGAAGGAGTAGAAGGAGACAGAGATTGTCGTACACACGAGGTTCGTGTGATTGCTCGGATGGCGGAcaagaaggggagagaggcgACCCGATCATCTTTTTCGGTGCAGAGAAAATACAACGTCAAAACTTGAGACTGCATCAGACGTTAAACTACATGTGCAAGTCTAACGACGTTGGAGTTACGCACTCCATACTAGACTCGGGCAATCACAAAGGTACCAGGTCAATGAGGTACAACAACTGCCGCAGGCACAGCAGCGGCATCACCACGAAAattctcatctctctctctctctctctccaaccAGGTCATGTTTCCAAAAGCATCCGCTattgagaagagagactcGATGGAAAGGCGACGTGGCTCAGAAAACACGGCCGTTCTCAATCCATCGGAACCTGAACATTTCAATTGTCAGCGACTTCAGCGAGCAAATGTGCATATTCGTCGTCATGACCACCGTCTAATCTTGCCCCTGTAGATCGTCGCGTCATTGGATACCCGACAAGGAACCGGACGGGCAAGATCGTGTGTGCCCGACGCTTCCCCAAATAGGCCTCGAGTTTCATTTCCACCAGAGTAAGTGATGAAAGTTCCTTGTGCCCAAGGTATATATatggaggaaaagagagagtaCCACGCTGCTTCACTTGGTCTTtcaggcaaaaaaaaaggaaaggaaaagaagagaaaagatgattgTTTCGAACGCTGACGATCGAAATCttccttttgatcttcgctCTTCCATTTAGTGTATGACCAGTCGTCAAGAATGGTCAGAGAGAAATGCAAACGGAGCCAAGGCAGAATAGTCCTTTGGCCTGTGATCAGATCGCAGCCATGCGCTGCGGCACAAGTAATAAGGTCGGAGAGATCGCGCACGTACAGAGTGAAAGAGCCTACCCTTTGTCCCCTCGAGACAATTGACCGAGACCAAGCAAAGTGACGGGGAGCATCATGTTGGACAAAATCGACGGGCACTGGAGTCCGAGATATACCTGATGTGCTATACAAAATACGAGTACCGCTAAGGTGGCACACAGCCACACATGACAGTAGTATTCTCGATGAGGATGTGCGAATGTGGCGTGGATGTCTAGTGGGTCTCGATCGAGGTGCGGCTCCTTCAGGCGGTGAGCGTAAACTGCCCGTCGTTGCCTCACAATCACGCTTCGAGACCGATCGTGATTCAAGGGCCCAGGCGACAATCGCCTTGTCACGCCGGTGATTATTCTCGCTGACATTCTTGGCCTTCCTAAGTCACCCTCGAAGCGTGCACCATGATACGTATGTCTTCACGTTTGGGACAGCATTTGCCCCACTGACCATATCTGATTGCTACACCCGTCTATACTTCCTCCGTTGAAACCCTCGACGCCTTCCGGCGGTCACACGATGGCGTCACCGACTTCGACGAATGCTGCCGTAGAGGCGACACGTCTCCAGGAGCTCAACGCAGATGTTCGTAACCAAGA
The nucleotide sequence above comes from Penicillium oxalicum strain HP7-1 chromosome II, whole genome shotgun sequence. Encoded proteins:
- a CDS encoding Serine/threonine-protein kinase ppk15, with translation MDHPGWQPYQDPTMGQPPAQFNNGLASHPPQQLNTKYGQPPAQAQPPVGYTYENYQTPGTSSKPPSAHSAHPGSKPASMASSPTATPRSREYVTDTDTTMEDADPYNRAKYPSRPTHHSRASSQFLSQAEESSAARRYSPMNVLSPPMSYPTSPGKPPGTYDSSPSASAQARRSPARAVNYTSPPQSYQSPPGERLPIDQCNRIGPPLSLCCCLHFFLLSSAAGRVPRLPPLQPGDLNTDHFPLSSTSSHVSPTYGAGPREPRSAAAPAPYPGRGPVPKFQKIKTVQELQPRIHTQPAYRRANPEGGFISPLQALTTHLPSTYRICNPNFNYESSRNPRRVLTKPSKGVKNDGYDNEDSDYILYVNDILGSEEAGHKNRYLILDVLGQGTFGQVVKCQNLKTQEVVAVKVIKNKTAYFNQSMMEVSVLDLLNSKYDKNDDHHLLRLKDTFIHRQHLCLAFELLSVNLYELIKQNQFRGLSTTLVRVFAQQLLNALSLLNKAHLIHCDLKPENILLKNLESPIIKVIDFGSACDERQTVYTYIQSRFYRSPEVLLGLPYSSAIDMWSLGCIVVELFLGLPLFPGSSEYNQVCRIVEMLGLPPTWMLEMGKQSGEFFEKTQDEYGRKTYRLKSLEQYSREHNTKEQPSKKYFSASTLEEIIRSYPMPRKNMKQAEIERELNNRVAFIDFVRGLLTINPLERWSPQQAKLHPFITQQKFTGPFMPPMNLKYSAPNKTVAPGVQQQQQAEAASKQRAAQAAHAQSAYNMQMNQYHTPPAHTPQAPPIYNGMYQQGAPPPYPTQPPGYGHQMGIVQGQVPQQGQYPPSQSLYAQATTRAGRQRASTMDVQGGGVPTTIQRVASHLDPNAPIRLQPSPAYYPPPPDGYVDPNNANQRRRGSRANGQGNQRNRDFIRTLEDGVLGESYMGQNQWH